Proteins from one Desulforhopalus sp. genomic window:
- the metW gene encoding methionine biosynthesis protein MetW — translation MVYPDTNTIRFDLRIIASTIEPGSRVLDLGCGNGDLLAWLAETKQVIGTGIEQDKTKAAACIARGLSVLQGDLNEEVDDYPDCSFDYVILSQTLQQVFEPARLLHSLARIGRKVIVSFPNFSHYSIRLQLLLKGIAPKNSQLPYSWYDSPNIRVITLKDFRKFARDVGYNILQEIAISSDPAGSEGTIIRNFATIRAAYGIYIIEKIRPG, via the coding sequence ATGGTTTATCCTGACACCAACACTATCCGCTTTGACCTGCGGATCATCGCTTCGACCATCGAGCCCGGCAGCCGGGTCCTCGATCTCGGCTGCGGCAACGGCGATCTCCTGGCCTGGCTCGCCGAGACCAAACAGGTCATCGGCACCGGCATCGAACAGGACAAGACCAAGGCGGCGGCCTGTATTGCCAGGGGGCTGAGCGTCCTGCAGGGCGACCTCAACGAGGAGGTCGATGATTATCCCGACTGCAGTTTCGATTATGTGATTCTCAGCCAGACCCTGCAGCAGGTCTTCGAACCGGCCCGCCTCCTCCACTCCCTGGCGCGGATAGGCCGCAAGGTCATCGTCAGCTTTCCCAATTTCAGCCACTATTCGATCCGTTTGCAGCTGCTCCTCAAGGGCATCGCCCCAAAAAATAGCCAGCTCCCCTATTCCTGGTACGACTCGCCGAATATCAGGGTCATCACCCTCAAGGATTTCCGCAAATTTGCCAGGGATGTCGGCTACAATATCCTCCAGGAAATTGCTATCAGTTCCGACCCGGCCGGCAGCGAGGGAACGATTATCCGAAATTTCGCCACGATCCGGGCGGCATATGGTATTTATATAATCGAGAAAATACGCCCCGGCTGA
- a CDS encoding homoserine O-acetyltransferase: MDTPGTNGAPLGPVVKQHYTFAEPPQELVLESGARLGPVTIAYETYGTLNAAGDNAILVAHAFSGDSHAAGHYASDSAGDKAGWWDFMIGPGRGIDTDTYFVVCPNILGSCMGSTGPSSINPATGQPYGLDFPMMTIGDIVTTQKALIDHLGISKLHGVIGGSVGGMQVLEWSVRFPDFLRSAVAIATTMRHSALAIAFNEIARQAIMADPNWDKGKYYAGSKPDMGLAVARMVGHVTYLSDEAMHRKFGRRLQDKETFSFGFDGDFQVESYLRHQGSKFVNRFDANSVLYITKAADYFDVVERMAGLADKGTEARDKTKYLVISYSSDWLYPTYQAKELVKTLKRSGQDVSFCEIEADCGHDAFLIPDQRLTTLIKGFFDGLS; this comes from the coding sequence ATGGACACCCCAGGCACCAACGGAGCGCCACTCGGCCCCGTCGTCAAACAGCACTATACCTTCGCCGAGCCGCCGCAGGAACTGGTTCTCGAAAGCGGCGCCCGGCTCGGCCCGGTGACCATCGCCTACGAAACCTACGGCACGCTTAACGCCGCCGGCGACAATGCCATCCTCGTCGCCCACGCCTTTTCCGGGGATTCGCACGCTGCCGGTCATTATGCAAGCGACAGCGCAGGCGACAAAGCGGGCTGGTGGGACTTCATGATCGGGCCCGGCCGTGGCATTGACACCGATACATACTTCGTGGTCTGCCCGAACATCCTCGGCAGCTGTATGGGCTCGACCGGGCCGAGCTCCATCAACCCGGCGACCGGCCAACCCTACGGTCTCGACTTTCCGATGATGACCATTGGCGACATCGTCACGACCCAGAAGGCCCTGATCGATCACCTCGGGATCAGCAAACTGCACGGAGTCATCGGCGGCTCGGTGGGCGGCATGCAGGTCCTTGAATGGTCGGTCCGCTTCCCGGATTTCCTCCGCTCCGCGGTGGCCATCGCCACAACCATGCGCCATTCCGCCCTTGCCATCGCCTTCAACGAGATCGCCCGCCAGGCAATCATGGCCGACCCCAACTGGGATAAAGGCAAGTATTACGCAGGCAGCAAACCGGACATGGGTCTTGCCGTCGCCCGCATGGTCGGCCACGTCACCTACCTCTCGGACGAGGCCATGCACCGCAAGTTCGGCAGAAGGCTGCAGGATAAAGAGACCTTTTCCTTCGGCTTTGACGGCGACTTCCAGGTGGAGAGCTATCTCCGCCACCAGGGCTCAAAATTCGTCAACCGCTTCGACGCCAACTCGGTGCTGTATATCACCAAGGCCGCCGACTATTTTGATGTGGTGGAGCGCATGGCCGGTCTCGCCGACAAGGGCACAGAGGCCCGCGACAAGACAAAGTATCTTGTTATTTCATATAGTTCCGACTGGCTTTACCCCACCTATCAGGCCAAGGAACTGGTAAAAACCTTGAAACGTTCCGGCCAGGACGTCAGTTTCTGCGAGATTGAGGCGGATTGCGGCCACGACGCCTTTCTCATTCCCGACCAACGCCTCACCACCTTGATCAAAGGCTTCTTCGATGGTTTATCCTGA
- the cysK gene encoding cysteine synthase A, which translates to MIMSTTILETIGNTPLITLANLAPANGAKVLCKQESRNPAGSVKCRIAVSMIEAAQQQGLINQESTIIEPTSGNTGIGLAFVCAHKKLRLVLTMPESMSIERRKLLKHLGAELVLTPAAEGMKGAIARAEQLLADTANSHMPNQFANPANPAVHRKTTGPEIWRDTNGKIDIFVAGVGTGGTITGVSEYIKERNPNLQVVAVEPQDSPVLSGGKPGPHKIQGIGAGFVPAILNRGIIDEVFTVGNDEAFAMARKLALVEGILCGISSGAAVHAALQVAERPENREKTIVVVAPDSGERYLSTPLLLE; encoded by the coding sequence ATAATTATGAGCACGACCATCCTTGAAACCATCGGCAACACCCCGCTCATCACCCTGGCCAACCTTGCACCGGCAAACGGGGCGAAGGTGCTTTGCAAACAGGAATCGCGTAATCCGGCAGGCAGTGTCAAGTGCCGGATTGCCGTGTCAATGATCGAGGCGGCGCAGCAGCAGGGCTTGATCAACCAAGAATCGACGATTATCGAGCCGACCAGCGGCAATACCGGCATCGGCCTGGCCTTTGTCTGCGCCCATAAAAAACTTCGCCTCGTCCTCACCATGCCGGAAAGCATGAGCATCGAGCGGCGAAAGCTCCTTAAACATCTGGGGGCCGAGCTTGTGCTGACCCCGGCGGCGGAGGGAATGAAGGGGGCCATCGCCCGGGCCGAGCAGCTGCTTGCCGACACTGCCAATAGCCATATGCCCAACCAGTTTGCCAACCCCGCCAATCCGGCTGTCCACCGCAAGACCACCGGTCCGGAAATCTGGCGGGATACCAATGGCAAGATCGATATCTTCGTCGCCGGAGTCGGCACCGGCGGTACCATCACCGGGGTGTCGGAGTATATCAAGGAACGCAACCCAAACTTGCAGGTGGTGGCGGTGGAGCCGCAGGACTCGCCGGTGCTCTCCGGAGGGAAACCCGGCCCCCATAAAATCCAGGGGATCGGCGCCGGTTTCGTGCCGGCCATCCTCAACCGCGGCATCATTGACGAGGTCTTTACGGTCGGCAACGATGAGGCCTTTGCCATGGCGAGAAAACTCGCTTTGGTTGAAGGGATTCTTTGCGGAATCTCCAGCGGCGCGGCGGTCCATGCCGCCTTGCAGGTCGCCGAGCGTCCGGAAAATAGGGAAAAAACCATTGTCGTCGTCGCCCCCGACAGCGGCGAGCGTTACCTCAGTACACCGCTCCTCCTCGAATAG
- a CDS encoding serine acetyltransferase: MQKKCQNVIDTLAIGVICDHNEAETCSQHIKVPGIVKELLSSWSTKECYEHISPVAIPSQEAITGIVDQARCILFPGYFTRTKLHASNLEYYIGKQTTDLYDKVSEQIAMAIRHDCRRNNLPCTNCESRSHLKALAFIEALPRVAAILATDIRAALEGDPATKSPDEVIFSYPGLIATLVYRLAHELYLLDVPIVPRIMTEYAHSKTGIDIHPGATIGSGFFIDHGTGVVIGETCVIGKNVRLYQGVTLGALSLPRDAGEKMRNKKRHPTIEDNVIVYANATILGGDTTIGESSTIGGNIWLTESVPPGTKVLLKRPELIYSYSS; the protein is encoded by the coding sequence ATGCAAAAGAAATGTCAAAATGTTATCGATACCTTAGCGATAGGCGTGATCTGTGATCACAATGAGGCCGAGACCTGTTCGCAGCACATTAAGGTCCCCGGCATCGTCAAGGAGCTGCTCTCCTCCTGGAGCACCAAGGAGTGCTACGAGCATATCAGCCCGGTGGCCATTCCCTCCCAGGAGGCAATCACCGGGATTGTTGATCAGGCGCGCTGCATCCTCTTTCCCGGCTATTTCACCCGCACCAAGCTGCATGCCTCAAACCTTGAGTATTACATCGGCAAACAGACCACGGATCTCTATGATAAGGTAAGCGAGCAGATTGCCATGGCCATACGCCACGATTGCCGGCGCAACAACCTGCCCTGCACCAACTGCGAATCCCGCAGCCACTTGAAGGCCCTGGCCTTTATCGAGGCCCTGCCGCGGGTGGCGGCGATCCTGGCGACCGACATTCGTGCCGCCTTGGAGGGCGATCCGGCAACCAAGAGTCCGGACGAGGTCATCTTCAGCTACCCCGGCCTCATCGCCACCCTGGTGTACCGCTTGGCCCATGAGCTGTATCTCCTCGATGTACCGATCGTTCCCCGGATCATGACCGAATATGCCCACAGCAAGACCGGTATTGACATCCACCCCGGGGCGACTATCGGCTCGGGATTCTTCATCGACCACGGCACCGGGGTGGTCATCGGCGAGACCTGCGTCATCGGCAAAAATGTCCGGCTGTACCAGGGCGTGACCCTGGGCGCCCTTTCTTTACCCCGTGATGCCGGCGAGAAAATGCGCAACAAGAAGCGCCACCCGACCATTGAGGACAATGTCATCGTTTATGCCAATGCCACCATCCTCGGCGGCGATACCACCATCGGCGAAAGCTCGACCATCGGCGGCAATATCTGGCTGACGGAAAGCGTCCCGCCGGGCACCAAGGTACTGCTAAAAAGACCGGAACTGATCTACTCGTATTCCAGTTGA
- a CDS encoding radical SAM protein gives MPLVIPVFIPHRGCPHQCLFCNQEKISGSHGEEAGAAGVAATIDHWLARSPGRTRVQVAFYGGSFTCLRAADQMVLLTAVQPYIAAGKVDCIRLSTRPDCIDAEVCRLLRDFRVGVVELGVQSLCDTVLAENRRGHNAAQALAACAQLRAAGMELGAQMMVGLPGETTRSFLHGIDTVVRVQPDFVRLYPVLVVKDSGLAEWFHQGRYRPLNLNQAIALTGRAYTKLQEAGIRVVRMGLQPSESLDRSYLAGPYHPAFGELVQSRLWLRRIRARLADLAPAEHLRIHISHRDHGVVVGQKKANIRRLNELGFSGRFTISPDKSMARGSILYVVC, from the coding sequence ATGCCGCTTGTCATCCCTGTTTTTATCCCCCACCGGGGATGCCCGCATCAATGCTTGTTCTGCAATCAGGAAAAGATCTCCGGCAGTCACGGCGAGGAAGCAGGCGCAGCAGGTGTGGCGGCGACCATCGATCATTGGCTGGCGCGCAGCCCGGGCAGGACTAGGGTGCAGGTGGCATTCTACGGCGGTTCTTTTACCTGTCTGCGCGCTGCCGATCAGATGGTCCTGTTGACAGCTGTGCAGCCATATATAGCCGCGGGCAAGGTTGATTGCATCCGCCTATCAACCCGCCCCGATTGCATTGATGCAGAGGTTTGCCGGTTGCTCCGCGACTTTCGGGTTGGGGTGGTGGAGCTTGGGGTGCAGTCCCTCTGTGACACGGTGCTTGCCGAAAACAGGCGGGGCCATAACGCCGCGCAGGCGCTGGCTGCCTGTGCCCAGCTGCGGGCGGCGGGAATGGAGCTTGGGGCGCAGATGATGGTCGGATTGCCGGGCGAAACGACCCGGTCTTTCCTGCACGGAATCGATACGGTGGTGCGAGTGCAGCCTGATTTTGTCCGCCTGTACCCGGTGCTGGTGGTGAAGGACTCAGGCCTTGCCGAGTGGTTTCACCAGGGCAGGTACCGGCCCTTGAACCTTAATCAGGCGATTGCCTTGACGGGCAGGGCTTACACAAAACTGCAGGAAGCAGGTATCCGGGTTGTGCGCATGGGCTTGCAGCCTTCCGAGTCGCTCGACAGGAGCTATCTCGCCGGGCCATATCATCCGGCCTTCGGCGAACTGGTACAGTCGAGGCTGTGGCTGCGGCGCATCCGGGCCAGACTGGCTGATCTGGCGCCGGCCGAGCACCTCAGAATACACATCTCGCACCGCGACCACGGGGTCGTGGTGGGGCAGAAAAAAGCAAATATACGGCGGCTGAACGAACTGGGATTCTCCGGCCGCTTTACCATATCGCCGGACAAAAGTATGGCACGGGGAAGTATACTATATGTTGTCTGTTAA
- a CDS encoding O-acetylhomoserine aminocarboxypropyltransferase/cysteine synthase, whose product MKFETLALHAGQTIDQTTLSRAVPIYRTAAYMFKNTEHAANLFALKELGNIYTRIGNPTQDVLEQRMAQLEGGAAALALSSGTSAIFYTIINICGQGDEVVSANNLYGGTFVQFDSILPQLGIKVRMVDAAKPDAVKAAINGKTRAIYCETLGNPALNMTDLDALAKIAQEHALPLIVDSTFTPPCLLRPIDHGANIVIHSLTKWIGGHGTAIGGIVIDAANFDWRDPKFKLYNEPDSSYHGLRYAHDLGDLSPLAFILRMRLVPLRNLGACISPDNCWSILQGIETLSLRMARHCDNAAAVAAHLGRHPEVAWVHYPGKTGSPGHEQAAKYLKHGFGGMIAFGIKGGLAAGRKFIDSLRLISHLANVGDAKTLAIHPASTTHSQLSPQQLREGGIDEGMIRLSVGIEHVDDIVADIDQALAKAS is encoded by the coding sequence ATGAAATTCGAGACACTTGCCCTGCATGCCGGACAGACCATCGACCAGACCACCCTCTCCAGAGCCGTGCCCATCTACCGGACCGCCGCCTACATGTTCAAGAACACCGAGCATGCCGCCAATCTCTTTGCTCTCAAGGAACTGGGCAATATCTACACCCGCATCGGCAATCCGACCCAAGACGTGCTGGAGCAGCGGATGGCCCAGCTAGAAGGGGGTGCCGCGGCCCTGGCGCTTTCCTCCGGCACCTCGGCGATCTTTTATACGATCATCAATATCTGCGGCCAGGGCGATGAGGTGGTATCGGCCAACAACCTCTACGGCGGCACCTTCGTGCAGTTCGACTCCATCCTGCCCCAGTTGGGTATCAAGGTGCGCATGGTCGATGCGGCAAAACCAGATGCGGTCAAGGCGGCGATCAACGGCAAGACCAGGGCCATCTATTGCGAGACCCTCGGCAACCCGGCGTTGAACATGACCGATCTCGACGCCCTGGCGAAAATCGCCCAGGAGCATGCCCTGCCGCTGATCGTCGATTCGACCTTCACCCCGCCCTGCCTGCTTCGCCCCATTGATCACGGCGCCAATATCGTCATCCACTCGCTGACCAAATGGATCGGCGGCCACGGCACGGCCATCGGCGGCATTGTCATCGACGCCGCCAATTTTGACTGGCGTGACCCGAAATTCAAGCTCTACAACGAACCCGATTCCTCTTACCACGGCCTGCGCTACGCTCACGACCTCGGCGACCTCAGCCCGCTGGCCTTCATCCTCCGCATGCGTTTGGTGCCACTGCGCAATCTCGGTGCCTGCATCAGCCCGGACAACTGCTGGTCGATCCTCCAGGGCATTGAGACGCTGAGCCTGCGCATGGCCCGGCACTGCGACAACGCCGCGGCGGTGGCCGCCCATCTCGGCCGCCATCCCGAGGTTGCCTGGGTGCATTACCCCGGCAAAACTGGCTCTCCCGGCCATGAGCAGGCGGCAAAGTACCTCAAACACGGCTTCGGCGGCATGATTGCCTTCGGCATTAAAGGCGGCCTAGCCGCAGGCAGGAAATTCATCGACAGTCTCCGCCTGATCTCGCACCTGGCCAACGTCGGCGACGCCAAGACCCTGGCGATCCATCCGGCCTCGACCACCCATTCGCAGCTCTCGCCACAGCAGCTGCGCGAGGGCGGTATTGACGAAGGGATGATCCGCCTGTCGGTCGGCATTGAACACGTCGACGATATCGTCGCCGATATTGATCAGGCCCTGGCTAAGGCCTCATAA
- a CDS encoding tetratricopeptide repeat protein, producing MTPNTSQPGNRSQLILCSIIFVLGFLSGVAFTVYKSNSMAPSASPTATASGEQPHQHDNEIGQAIHNIEAEVTANPDNFKAWTQLGNLYYDTDQATKAIAAYNKSLELHKGDANLLTDLGVMYRKDNQPKKALELFDKAIQEDPTHMPSRYNKGIVLYYDLSDPQGAIASWEGMLTIDPQAKTNNGMAISEIINQLKAEAAKAK from the coding sequence ATGACACCAAACACTTCGCAACCAGGTAACAGAAGCCAACTCATCCTCTGTTCCATCATTTTCGTCCTTGGCTTTTTAAGTGGTGTGGCCTTTACCGTTTACAAAAGCAATTCCATGGCCCCTTCGGCATCACCCACCGCAACCGCATCTGGGGAACAGCCCCATCAGCACGACAATGAAATCGGCCAGGCAATTCATAACATTGAGGCGGAGGTAACCGCTAATCCTGACAACTTCAAGGCCTGGACGCAACTCGGCAACCTCTATTACGACACCGATCAGGCGACCAAGGCCATCGCCGCCTACAATAAATCCCTGGAATTGCACAAGGGTGACGCCAACCTGCTCACCGACCTCGGGGTCATGTACCGAAAAGACAACCAACCGAAGAAAGCCCTGGAATTATTTGACAAAGCAATTCAGGAAGATCCCACCCATATGCCGTCCAGATACAACAAGGGTATTGTTCTGTACTATGATCTGAGTGACCCGCAAGGGGCCATCGCCAGCTGGGAAGGGATGCTGACAATCGATCCCCAGGCCAAGACCAATAACGGCATGGCGATCAGCGAGATTATCAACCAACTCAAGGCGGAAGCGGCCAAGGCCAAATAG
- a CDS encoding glycogen/starch/alpha-glucan phosphorylase, with product MKVFENVTNENKGEVQTAVPPPVLSNVKNIKENIVNHLMSFQGRDPERSGAPDVYKALAYTMRDLMVQKWISTQKTFYAKEKKRVYYLSLEFLIGRSLGNSMINLGILDEATQAVEELGFEMSEIRNQEEDAALGNGGLGRLAACFMDSIATLKIPAYGYGIRYEYGLFFQQLVDGYQVEGPDNWLQNGTPWEFERQMPVFKVKFFGHVNGYVDDKGRYRARWVNTKDVMAKASDIMVPGYKNNHVINMRLWSAHASRELDLTDFSRGDYIKAVESQVSSETISKVLYPPDHNYAGQELRLKQQYFFVAATFQDIMRRFKKKDSSFSRFADLVAVQLNDTHPAIAIPELMRLLLDIEGLGWEESWDICVKTFAYTNHTLMPEALERWSVDMMSRVLPRHMQIIFEINKRFLDEVAQRYPGNERRLQELSIIQEGPVKMVRMAHLAVIGSHSVNGVAELHSDLLKGRIFPGFHEFFPGRFNSKTNGITPRRWLLDVNPGLSKLISSKIGSGWITNLDLLRGLEASIDDPEFCREWQRIKLANKARLAEYIRRNCRVVVDPNSMFDIQVKRIHEYKRQLLNALHLIHLYHRIIHGEAGNMAPRTAIFAGKAAPSYSRAKQIIKLITSIADVVNKDPRVHGLLKVVFLPNYNVSQAEIIMPAADLSEQISTAGTEASGTGNMKFSLNGALTIGTLDGANIEIREEVGEENIFIFGMTAEEAEFERRNISRTPEVICQQNGGIRNIIESIGDGSFSGGNREMFSAVVDSLMSKHDPYLLILDLEAYINCQQQVGDAFLDPDTWTRKAILNVARMGKFSTDRTIKQYSEEIWGIPVQ from the coding sequence ATGAAGGTGTTTGAAAACGTCACGAATGAAAACAAAGGGGAAGTGCAAACGGCAGTACCACCGCCAGTATTGTCGAACGTTAAGAATATTAAAGAAAACATTGTTAATCATCTGATGAGTTTTCAGGGGCGTGATCCCGAGCGCTCCGGGGCCCCGGATGTCTATAAGGCCCTGGCCTACACCATGCGCGATCTGATGGTGCAGAAATGGATTTCCACACAGAAGACCTTTTATGCCAAAGAAAAAAAGCGGGTGTATTACCTTTCCCTGGAGTTTCTTATCGGCAGATCGCTTGGCAACAGCATGATCAACCTGGGCATTCTTGATGAGGCAACGCAGGCCGTCGAGGAGCTCGGCTTTGAGATGTCGGAGATCAGAAACCAGGAAGAGGACGCCGCTCTAGGTAATGGCGGCCTCGGCCGCTTGGCCGCCTGTTTCATGGATTCCATCGCCACCTTGAAGATTCCCGCCTACGGCTACGGTATTCGTTATGAATATGGCCTGTTTTTCCAGCAGCTGGTCGATGGCTATCAGGTTGAAGGCCCGGACAACTGGTTGCAGAACGGCACCCCCTGGGAATTCGAGCGGCAGATGCCGGTTTTCAAGGTGAAGTTTTTTGGCCATGTCAATGGCTATGTTGATGATAAAGGCCGGTATCGGGCGAGGTGGGTCAATACCAAGGATGTTATGGCCAAGGCCAGCGACATCATGGTGCCCGGCTATAAAAACAACCATGTCATCAATATGCGGCTATGGTCGGCCCATGCCTCTAGAGAACTGGATCTCACCGATTTCAGCCGGGGCGATTATATCAAGGCGGTGGAGTCGCAGGTCAGCTCGGAGACCATTTCCAAGGTGCTTTATCCGCCGGACCACAACTACGCCGGCCAAGAATTGCGCCTGAAACAGCAGTATTTCTTCGTCGCCGCGACCTTTCAGGACATCATGCGCCGTTTTAAGAAAAAAGATAGCTCCTTCAGCAGGTTTGCCGATCTCGTGGCGGTCCAGTTGAACGATACCCATCCGGCCATCGCCATCCCCGAGCTTATGCGCCTTCTGCTTGATATTGAGGGCTTAGGTTGGGAGGAGTCCTGGGACATCTGCGTCAAGACCTTTGCCTACACCAACCATACCCTGATGCCTGAGGCCCTGGAGCGGTGGTCGGTGGATATGATGAGCAGGGTGCTGCCCCGGCATATGCAGATCATCTTTGAGATCAATAAGCGCTTCCTCGACGAGGTGGCCCAGCGGTATCCCGGCAACGAGCGGCGCTTGCAGGAGTTGTCGATCATCCAGGAAGGGCCGGTGAAAATGGTACGGATGGCCCATCTGGCGGTCATTGGTAGCCACTCGGTGAACGGCGTGGCAGAGCTCCACTCGGATTTGCTCAAAGGGCGTATCTTTCCAGGATTCCATGAATTTTTTCCAGGAAGATTCAACTCTAAGACCAACGGCATCACCCCGCGTCGCTGGCTTCTCGATGTCAATCCGGGGCTGTCAAAGCTTATCTCCAGCAAGATCGGTTCGGGGTGGATTACCAATCTCGACCTGTTGCGCGGCCTCGAAGCCTCTATCGATGATCCTGAATTTTGCCGGGAATGGCAGAGAATCAAACTTGCCAACAAGGCACGCCTGGCGGAATACATTAGGCGGAATTGCCGGGTCGTTGTCGATCCCAATTCGATGTTTGATATCCAGGTGAAAAGGATCCACGAATACAAACGGCAGCTCCTCAACGCCCTGCATCTCATTCATCTCTATCACCGCATCATCCACGGCGAAGCCGGCAACATGGCGCCGCGAACCGCCATTTTCGCCGGCAAGGCGGCACCTTCCTATTCGCGGGCCAAGCAGATTATCAAGCTGATCACCTCCATTGCCGATGTGGTCAATAAGGACCCGCGCGTCCATGGCCTTCTCAAGGTGGTGTTTCTGCCCAACTACAATGTCAGCCAGGCGGAGATCATCATGCCGGCCGCCGATCTTTCCGAGCAGATTTCCACCGCCGGCACCGAGGCCTCGGGCACCGGCAATATGAAGTTTTCCCTGAACGGCGCCCTGACTATCGGCACCCTCGATGGTGCCAATATCGAGATCCGTGAGGAGGTTGGCGAGGAAAATATCTTTATCTTCGGGATGACCGCCGAGGAGGCGGAGTTCGAGCGAAGAAATATCAGCCGTACCCCCGAGGTGATATGTCAGCAAAATGGGGGTATTCGCAATATCATCGAGAGCATCGGCGATGGTTCGTTCAGCGGCGGTAATAGGGAGATGTTCAGCGCGGTGGTCGATAGCCTGATGAGCAAGCATGATCCCTATCTTCTCATTCTTGACCTGGAGGCCTATATCAACTGCCAGCAGCAGGTGGGCGACGCCTTCCTCGACCCGGATACCTGGACGAGAAAGGCCATTTTAAACGTGGCGAGGATGGGAAAATTCTCAACCGACCGGACGATCAAACAGTATTCGGAGGAGATCTGGGGGATTCCTGTGCAATAA
- the rnc gene encoding ribonuclease III, translating to MATDIDSLVRINKDELTGLEKVLGYRFTDLRLLQTAVVHSSYAFEQGMGGNDNERLEFLGDAVLDMVISHILFNKYKMLREGELTKLRASLVNEQHLAKMARSVDLGRFLALGKGEDSSQGRGKPSILSCAFEAVVGAIFEDGGYRPAVDFVECFFSPDIEGKREELLVADAKSRLQEVLQEKHNEAPTYRLEAEEGPSHQKLFTVAVCFQEQTLATGQAGSKKEAEQRAAAAALAALKQEND from the coding sequence ATGGCTACCGATATTGATTCGCTGGTGCGGATCAACAAGGATGAATTGACGGGCCTGGAGAAGGTCCTCGGCTACCGTTTTACCGATCTTCGCCTACTGCAGACGGCGGTCGTCCATTCATCCTATGCCTTTGAGCAGGGTATGGGCGGCAATGACAACGAGCGGCTGGAATTTCTCGGCGACGCCGTCCTTGATATGGTCATCAGTCATATCCTTTTTAATAAGTACAAGATGTTGCGTGAAGGCGAGCTGACCAAGCTGCGCGCCTCCCTGGTCAACGAACAGCATCTGGCGAAGATGGCCAGGTCGGTTGATCTGGGGAGATTCCTCGCCCTCGGCAAAGGCGAAGATTCCTCGCAGGGACGGGGCAAGCCGTCAATCCTGTCATGCGCTTTTGAAGCGGTGGTAGGGGCGATCTTTGAGGATGGTGGTTATCGGCCGGCAGTTGATTTTGTCGAGTGTTTCTTCTCCCCGGACATCGAGGGGAAAAGGGAAGAATTGCTGGTCGCCGATGCCAAAAGCCGTCTGCAGGAGGTGCTGCAGGAGAAACACAATGAGGCACCGACCTACCGGCTGGAGGCGGAAGAGGGACCTTCGCACCAGAAGCTCTTCACCGTTGCCGTCTGCTTTCAGGAGCAAACCCTTGCGACCGGCCAGGCCGGTTCGAAAAAGGAGGCGGAGCAAAGGGCCGCGGCCGCCGCTCTCGCCGCCTTGAAGCAGGAAAACGACTGA
- a CDS encoding selenium metabolism-associated LysR family transcriptional regulator has protein sequence MFVAVYKTKSFTKAAEQLYTTQPTISEHMQNLEARLNCRLFDRLGRSILPTAAAELLYPRALAILDDLRRLEDDITTTGNAMSGELVIGASTIPGTYIIPAAAAAFKSEFPGISFEIRINDSTKIVEAIAGNELFIGVVGAKIPTARLQYQQFTEDELILVSAGSKVVAAEITMAELCTLPFIVRERGSGTRKSIESLLAKNHSSLDRLNICATLGSSAAVKEAVKANLGVSILSRLAVRDELLCGTIKEIAVTDLTMKRHFYIVTSPKRTLPNQYQEFLKRLLGQQGSRSD, from the coding sequence ATCTTCGTTGCCGTATACAAAACCAAGAGTTTTACCAAGGCCGCCGAGCAGCTGTACACCACTCAGCCGACGATCAGCGAGCATATGCAGAACCTTGAGGCCAGACTCAACTGTCGCCTCTTCGACCGGCTTGGCCGTTCGATCCTGCCCACCGCCGCGGCTGAACTTCTCTATCCGCGGGCCCTGGCTATCCTTGACGACCTCCGCCGCCTGGAAGACGACATCACCACCACCGGCAATGCCATGTCAGGCGAACTGGTCATTGGCGCCAGCACCATTCCCGGCACCTATATCATCCCGGCCGCCGCAGCAGCCTTTAAAAGCGAGTTCCCCGGCATTTCCTTTGAAATCAGGATCAACGATTCGACCAAAATAGTCGAGGCGATCGCCGGCAACGAACTCTTTATCGGGGTGGTAGGCGCCAAGATTCCCACCGCCAGGCTGCAATACCAGCAATTTACTGAGGATGAACTGATTCTTGTCAGTGCCGGCAGCAAGGTGGTTGCCGCGGAAATAACCATGGCCGAACTGTGCACCCTGCCGTTCATTGTGCGGGAAAGGGGCTCGGGGACAAGAAAATCGATCGAATCCCTCCTCGCCAAAAACCACTCCTCACTGGACCGGTTGAATATCTGCGCCACCCTTGGTTCAAGCGCAGCGGTAAAGGAGGCGGTCAAGGCCAATCTGGGGGTCTCGATACTTTCCCGGCTGGCGGTCCGCGACGAACTCCTCTGCGGCACGATTAAAGAGATCGCAGTTACCGACCTGACCATGAAAAGACACTTTTATATCGTTACCTCACCTAAACGCACCCTCCCCAACCAATATCAGGAATTTTTAAAAAGACTGCTCGGTCAGCAGGGAAGCCGATCGGATTGA